From the Leptospira sp. WS60.C2 genome, one window contains:
- the aroA gene encoding 3-phosphoshikimate 1-carboxyvinyltransferase, translating into MLQPQIKLNAKKEIYVPGDKSISHRSVLFCALSHGKSEIHGFLEGEDPLHTLQCFVSMGLSVTPMGKGSFQVVSPGKKNLTSPKTVLDFGNAGTGIRLSAGLLSGLPQIQATLTGDASLCKRPMARIMNPLREMGADIVSVEGNDRAPLRIQGKQLKDYSYESPIASAQIKSALVLAALASDISIDYKESEVSRDHTENMIRFLGGNIVHHSPVHFTVKPPYQFEGTKYVIPGDISSAAFYIVFGLCVGGSEPLLIKNIGLNPSRIGILTVLQNMGGKIEIVAKRVECGEEIGDLLVYPSKLKRTVITEDLIPSIIDEIPILTIAGLFSEGGFQISHAEELRAKESDRIHSMVSNLEKLSVKVKETKDGYEFGEIQSIEPTKIETFMDHRIAMSFAILSKLSGVSLTFDDTSWVDTSFPGFFEILKSM; encoded by the coding sequence ATGTTGCAGCCACAAATCAAATTAAATGCGAAAAAAGAAATTTATGTCCCCGGGGATAAGTCCATCTCCCATAGGTCTGTCCTTTTTTGTGCTCTCTCGCATGGAAAATCCGAAATCCATGGTTTTTTGGAAGGGGAAGACCCTTTGCACACTCTGCAATGTTTTGTTTCGATGGGACTCTCTGTCACTCCAATGGGGAAGGGGAGTTTCCAGGTTGTGAGCCCAGGTAAAAAAAATCTGACCTCTCCGAAGACTGTTTTGGATTTTGGAAATGCGGGGACTGGGATCCGTCTCTCTGCAGGTTTACTTTCCGGACTCCCGCAAATTCAGGCAACATTGACAGGTGATGCCTCCCTTTGCAAACGACCCATGGCTAGAATCATGAACCCCTTGCGAGAAATGGGAGCAGACATTGTATCTGTAGAAGGAAACGACAGAGCACCACTTCGTATCCAAGGAAAACAATTAAAAGACTATTCATACGAGAGTCCCATTGCCTCGGCACAAATCAAAAGTGCTCTAGTGCTCGCTGCCCTTGCGTCGGATATCTCCATCGATTATAAGGAATCCGAAGTTTCAAGAGACCATACAGAAAATATGATTCGTTTCCTTGGTGGAAACATTGTCCATCACTCTCCTGTTCATTTTACTGTAAAACCTCCGTATCAGTTTGAAGGCACCAAATATGTAATTCCCGGTGATATCTCCAGTGCTGCGTTTTACATCGTATTTGGACTCTGTGTTGGGGGAAGTGAGCCACTCCTCATCAAAAATATTGGACTGAATCCTTCTCGAATTGGAATCCTGACTGTCTTACAAAACATGGGTGGTAAAATCGAAATCGTCGCCAAACGTGTGGAATGTGGTGAAGAGATAGGTGATTTATTAGTGTATCCATCTAAACTCAAACGGACTGTCATCACCGAAGACTTGATTCCTTCCATCATCGATGAAATTCCCATTCTAACGATTGCGGGTCTTTTTTCCGAAGGTGGATTCCAGATTTCTCATGCGGAAGAACTGAGAGCAAAAGAATCAGATCGGATTCATTCTATGGTTTCCAATTTGGAAAAGTTGAGCGTGAAGGTAAAGGAAACGAAGGATGGTTATGAGTTTGGTGAAATACAGTCGATTGAGCCAACAAAAATTGAAACCTTTATGGACCATCGCATTGCCATGAGTTTTGCCATTCTATCTAAACTTTCTGGTGTTTCACTTACTTTTGATGACACAAGTTGGGTGGATACGAGTTTCCCTGGCTTTTTTGAGATTTTAAAGTCTATGTAA
- a CDS encoding cyclic nucleotide-binding domain-containing protein, whose translation MPLDTSKNNQKIPVNPGEVLFIGGKASTSMNILHEGSVRVETTLGDTSIVLYSLEGANLTPGIFALLEGTPYPYTIRAKTSCVVSTYVMNQPNAKKTLTTKVSVGVMAVRTLLKEIGELYKRVLSIKGLASKFEQTMDNLGAVYYILNPSIFSDVTPGGVITRDENIIDPVMKLIRNNLAGYQEHGGILPDKPTINFLEEDHGEFFERDYSESIEWNDAEFHFIRKILSVNPKISQALFEADPSLLQSAAESYVKTYRELFELLSKETYELSEMMNTMFVGENALMEKFNLTLDLFNTGYSTIPSTVLLPITEWALKKSKSLLEEYKQIFGTTYASLGNCLDKLESKQTELTAKYGHELNAQKNKEEAIAQGNDPIRAGIDTKALKVELLNSASQILNYSQVDPEAVKEFSTLMVKLKSFKNPLDPEPDNRKIRRTIAKTYWEVYKKSFTKWLQSGKQAPKAVELMLRYGYFDETLLDDGHIVELVGRLYQPGGNPSAPIHHGTDWLEKIYSREVPTSVDELGQTFFEKLKMDLKDSGIKSEKDIPPDYDTGEARLASEISSMYEPNVRLTSGNIASHFPILTKYHITIPLEKCFVSKDDVEKALQYILSIDYTAFNREVIYRNEEIGIKNEFIQRSIIPDFILVPSIGPKIMMWQDLSVFRGAGSKESRGRICIPHFVTGDLKTFMLEAIAAFRWELCKNILGPDWNNVGIPSITADYTDYVQFYKKSKDLSPELKEKISSEFKRFRTDRDKFAYDYSLWIRYEAEGVQRVNRVVRSIFYRHIPFHKNIREKVSSQPAYAELHNRFKNIRTRQHKEFENKYKKYMDASGNLPKELYENLTFYEV comes from the coding sequence ATGCCTCTAGATACCAGTAAAAATAACCAAAAGATCCCAGTCAATCCAGGTGAAGTCCTTTTCATTGGAGGTAAAGCCTCAACGTCTATGAATATCCTCCACGAAGGTTCGGTTCGCGTAGAGACCACTTTAGGAGACACAAGCATTGTCCTTTACAGTTTGGAAGGGGCAAACTTGACTCCAGGCATCTTTGCCCTTCTCGAAGGAACTCCGTATCCATACACCATTCGAGCCAAAACGTCCTGCGTTGTCTCAACGTATGTGATGAACCAACCTAATGCAAAAAAAACTCTTACGACGAAAGTATCCGTTGGTGTGATGGCGGTTCGAACCTTACTGAAAGAAATTGGTGAACTTTACAAACGGGTTCTTTCGATCAAAGGACTTGCTTCTAAATTTGAACAAACTATGGACAACTTAGGAGCAGTTTATTATATTTTAAATCCATCCATTTTTTCTGATGTAACTCCAGGTGGAGTGATCACTCGTGACGAAAACATCATCGATCCTGTGATGAAACTCATCCGCAACAATTTAGCAGGATACCAAGAACATGGTGGAATTTTACCAGACAAACCAACGATCAACTTTTTAGAAGAAGACCATGGTGAATTTTTTGAAAGGGATTATAGTGAAAGCATCGAATGGAATGATGCTGAATTTCATTTCATTAGAAAAATTCTTTCGGTAAATCCAAAAATTTCACAAGCACTCTTTGAAGCAGATCCAAGCCTTTTACAAAGTGCCGCCGAAAGTTACGTAAAAACATACCGTGAACTATTTGAGTTACTCAGCAAAGAGACGTATGAGTTATCGGAAATGATGAATACAATGTTTGTTGGAGAAAATGCTCTAATGGAGAAGTTTAACCTCACCTTAGATCTTTTTAATACAGGATACTCAACGATTCCATCAACAGTCTTACTTCCCATCACCGAGTGGGCTTTAAAAAAATCAAAATCATTACTAGAAGAATACAAACAAATCTTTGGAACAACGTATGCATCTCTTGGTAATTGTTTAGACAAGCTGGAGTCCAAACAAACAGAACTAACCGCGAAATACGGGCACGAACTAAATGCACAGAAAAACAAAGAGGAAGCCATAGCGCAAGGGAATGACCCAATTCGAGCAGGAATTGATACCAAAGCTCTCAAGGTAGAATTACTAAACTCCGCAAGCCAAATTCTAAACTATTCACAAGTAGATCCAGAAGCAGTAAAAGAGTTCTCCACGCTAATGGTCAAACTCAAGTCCTTCAAAAATCCACTGGATCCAGAACCAGACAATCGTAAGATACGAAGAACCATTGCTAAAACCTACTGGGAAGTATATAAAAAATCCTTCACAAAATGGCTTCAATCAGGGAAACAGGCCCCTAAAGCCGTTGAACTCATGTTACGTTATGGTTATTTTGACGAAACATTGTTAGATGATGGTCATATCGTAGAACTTGTTGGACGGTTGTACCAACCAGGTGGAAATCCAAGTGCACCGATCCACCATGGAACTGACTGGTTAGAAAAAATTTATTCAAGAGAAGTGCCTACATCGGTAGATGAATTGGGACAAACTTTTTTTGAAAAATTGAAAATGGATCTCAAAGATTCAGGGATCAAATCAGAAAAAGACATCCCACCTGATTATGATACAGGTGAGGCTCGGCTAGCCTCTGAAATTTCGTCTATGTATGAGCCAAACGTTCGTTTGACATCGGGAAACATTGCGAGCCACTTCCCCATTCTCACAAAATACCATATCACCATCCCATTGGAAAAATGTTTTGTTTCGAAGGACGATGTGGAAAAAGCACTACAGTATATCCTGAGCATTGACTATACTGCCTTCAACCGAGAGGTGATTTACAGAAATGAAGAAATTGGAATCAAAAACGAGTTCATCCAAAGGTCTATCATCCCTGATTTTATCTTAGTTCCTTCCATTGGTCCAAAAATCATGATGTGGCAGGACTTATCCGTGTTCCGTGGTGCAGGATCAAAAGAATCGAGAGGGAGAATTTGTATCCCACATTTTGTCACGGGTGACTTAAAAACGTTTATGTTGGAAGCAATCGCGGCTTTCCGCTGGGAACTCTGTAAAAATATACTTGGTCCAGATTGGAATAACGTGGGAATTCCTTCTATCACAGCGGATTACACAGATTATGTGCAGTTTTATAAGAAAAGTAAGGATCTTTCTCCAGAACTCAAAGAAAAAATTTCCTCCGAGTTCAAACGGTTCAGAACCGATCGTGATAAGTTTGCTTATGACTATTCGTTATGGATTCGGTATGAAGCAGAGGGTGTACAACGGGTCAACCGAGTGGTTCGCTCCATCTTTTACCGACACATTCCGTTCCACAAAAACATTCGGGAGAAAGTATCATCACAACCTGCGTATGCAGAACTCCATAACCGATTTAAGAACATTCGAACTCGCCAACACAAGGAATTCGAAAACAAATACAAAAAGTACATGGATGCGAGTGGAAACTTACCAAAAGAACTGTATGAGAATCTAACTTTTTACGAAGTGTAA
- a CDS encoding tetratricopeptide repeat protein — MSSSSFQLSLDLAKDHFKIGDLDRAEFHLRSSLELEESEEAYFYLGLVQNALGLWSDALASYYKAVSLDHEYGNPCNEIGVLLLRMGNDKEAVYWLKKSVRCERNDAPHISYFNLATLYKLWNRPERSLQYLHKALSLKKDFSEANELWRELKADEEAPSN; from the coding sequence TTGTCTTCAAGTTCATTCCAACTTTCTTTAGATTTAGCAAAAGACCATTTTAAGATCGGTGATTTAGACCGTGCCGAATTCCACCTCCGTTCCAGTTTGGAATTGGAAGAGTCAGAGGAAGCTTACTTTTACTTGGGACTTGTGCAAAACGCACTCGGATTATGGAGTGATGCTTTGGCTTCCTATTACAAGGCAGTCAGCCTAGACCATGAATATGGTAACCCATGCAATGAAATTGGTGTTTTACTACTTCGTATGGGGAATGACAAAGAAGCAGTGTATTGGTTAAAAAAATCAGTGCGTTGTGAAAGAAACGATGCGCCTCATATCTCGTATTTCAACTTAGCAACTCTCTACAAACTTTGGAACAGACCAGAAAGATCCTTACAATACTTACATAAGGCTCTTTCTTTAAAAAAAGACTTTTCGGAAGCCAATGAACTTTGGCGTGAACTGAAAGCTGACGAAGAAGCTCCTTCCAATTAA
- the dxs gene encoding 1-deoxy-D-xylulose-5-phosphate synthase encodes MPSYPYLDKINFPEDLRNVKEADLPAVCHDVREYIIDTLSDVGGHFASNLGVVELTVALHYVFHTPKDKIIWDVGHQTYPHKILTGRKKELPTVRKWLGLSGFPKREESEYDLYNTGHAGTSISQALGEACARDLMGESYKVAAVIGDASIATGMALEAMNHGGHIKPNMLVILNDNYMSISKNVGSISNYLNRIISSQIYNRGKTAFYSFLKWIPLIGPALQALAHNMETSFKHFMMRPGGLFEDLGFTYFGPIDGHDVNRVVQMLQNVSKIQGPVLLHVLTQKGKGYKPAEADPIKYHGVTPFNKESGKMASADANKIGLSKIVGKTLIDLTNKDKRIAVITPAMIEGSGLRDYHETYPTHTFDVGIAEQHSVAFAGAMTNGGAIPFMCIYSTFLTRAMDQLVEDVSLMNLPVRFVIDRAGIVGPDGETHQGLSDLGYLAGLPNMDIMVPSSAQDIIDSLHFMKDYTEHPIAIRFPKDNGDLRELQFETPNLIQKGKARLVREGEDLLILSVGFMLPIAKQIAEALQTKGISVSIVDLFWLRPYDKDLVHALIEKTKQFVILDESYLHAGASGYLLNEIPSSLIGKFLKTFALPQEPIHHGERSQILDHYRLTAAQIVEDLIPSLQK; translated from the coding sequence ATGCCATCGTATCCATATCTCGACAAAATCAATTTCCCGGAAGACCTTAGAAACGTAAAGGAAGCGGATCTCCCTGCCGTCTGTCACGATGTCAGGGAATACATCATTGATACCCTCTCCGATGTGGGAGGGCATTTTGCAAGTAATCTTGGGGTCGTGGAGCTCACGGTTGCTCTCCACTACGTTTTTCATACTCCCAAAGACAAAATCATTTGGGATGTTGGTCACCAAACCTACCCACATAAAATCCTAACAGGCCGAAAAAAAGAACTTCCTACTGTGCGCAAATGGTTAGGGCTCTCTGGATTTCCCAAACGCGAAGAATCAGAATATGATTTGTACAACACTGGCCATGCGGGAACGTCTATTTCCCAAGCCTTAGGGGAAGCTTGCGCAAGAGACCTGATGGGAGAATCCTATAAAGTAGCGGCTGTGATTGGTGATGCCTCCATCGCCACAGGAATGGCTCTGGAAGCCATGAACCATGGTGGTCATATCAAACCAAATATGCTTGTCATCTTAAATGACAACTATATGTCCATTTCCAAAAACGTAGGTTCCATTTCGAATTATCTCAATCGAATCATTTCCTCTCAGATTTACAACCGGGGGAAAACCGCATTTTATAGTTTTCTAAAATGGATTCCTTTGATTGGGCCCGCCTTGCAGGCATTAGCTCATAATATGGAGACATCCTTTAAACATTTTATGATGCGACCTGGTGGGCTATTTGAAGACCTTGGGTTTACCTATTTTGGTCCTATTGATGGTCATGATGTAAACCGTGTGGTGCAAATGTTACAAAATGTATCCAAAATCCAGGGCCCAGTCCTTCTCCATGTCCTCACACAAAAAGGAAAAGGATACAAACCTGCGGAAGCGGATCCAATCAAATACCATGGTGTCACACCGTTTAACAAAGAATCGGGTAAAATGGCATCTGCAGATGCCAATAAAATTGGACTCTCTAAAATTGTTGGAAAAACGCTCATCGACTTAACCAACAAAGACAAACGCATTGCAGTTATCACACCCGCCATGATTGAAGGATCAGGTCTTCGTGATTACCATGAGACGTATCCTACGCATACATTTGATGTGGGAATTGCAGAACAACATTCCGTTGCCTTTGCAGGAGCTATGACAAATGGTGGTGCGATTCCTTTTATGTGCATTTATTCTACGTTTTTGACAAGAGCTATGGACCAATTGGTGGAAGATGTATCTCTCATGAACCTACCCGTCCGTTTTGTCATCGATCGTGCTGGCATCGTAGGGCCTGACGGAGAAACTCACCAAGGTTTGTCAGATCTTGGATACTTAGCGGGTCTACCAAACATGGACATTATGGTTCCCAGTTCCGCACAAGATATCATCGATAGCCTTCACTTTATGAAAGACTACACAGAACATCCCATTGCGATTCGTTTTCCAAAAGACAATGGGGATTTGCGAGAGTTACAATTTGAAACCCCAAACTTGATCCAAAAAGGAAAAGCAAGACTTGTGAGAGAAGGTGAAGACTTACTCATTCTTTCTGTTGGTTTTATGTTACCGATTGCAAAACAAATTGCCGAAGCGTTACAAACGAAAGGCATCTCTGTTTCTATCGTTGATCTTTTCTGGTTACGTCCTTATGACAAAGACTTGGTTCATGCTTTGATTGAGAAAACAAAACAATTTGTGATTTTGGATGAAAGTTACCTACATGCAGGAGCTTCTGGTTATCTTTTGAATGAAATTCCAAGTTCTCTCATTGGAAAATTCTTAAAGACATTCGCACTCCCACAAGAACCAATCCACCATGGGGAACGAAGCCAGATTTTAGATCACTACCGATTGACAGCGGCCCAAATCGTCGAAGATTTAATTCCCTCCTTGCAAAAATAA
- a CDS encoding CHASE2 domain-containing protein → MSDKESKSLSILDYLSVAVASLGSLGVIVSVVMTGWVYEYSFLVGGMLLLLTSSYFVYKIIEKVSKDKQRSGAIWLSYVIAIFMYTMVNTFQPLKELEENSISFRFQFLRGSNTKTESEGDTGRIEYIQYNPPAKARKDINIIGITTESLEKLQGTWPLPWSYYADIIETFKDSNNILMFDIFFVDYKPGQTEEMVNALQKNRNVLFDYPMEVSAESKEAVLNLEKRIDILRKFQLTNVIDENDNGISWVKFPQPPIEPIGELSAGLGFANVKKDESGLNRKMPLVVKVYNSGRDRETEYFPSIDLLIVCQYYGINVQKDVEVKMGHYVKLKNIPKKIIREFNIKERKFEERDVMHVPNENREVVIPIDWEGQMEINFVGGRYSFKQNEIFEVTNDWDAELLEANQINNKIFLVAMYYATGRGASKDSHLSPFGDMSGIEHHAHAVNTILNQDFLSTVPNWGIFLIYVGLGVMIGFLQPRVKTHIGFAIMLTQLLLYVVAALYIFQAFNLITVLPSVTIEQIVVFVAIIGFRILTEEENVKYIRQTFSKFVSKDVVDELLKHPDNLALGGSKREITIFFSDVRGFTTISEQLGPEDLVKLLNEYLSAMTDIIIEYKGTIDKYMGDAIMAFWGAPVPLEDHAYYACVAALAQLDHLKVLQQKWAERHVPVIDIGCGLNSGPAVVGNMGSSHRMEYTCMGDTINLGSRLEGSNKMYTTNIIISEYTYEKVKDRVVTRELDLVRVKGKTQPVRIYELLGITNPEDMEKMKRPLQKAAT, encoded by the coding sequence ATGTCCGACAAAGAATCAAAATCGCTCTCGATTTTGGATTACCTGAGCGTTGCCGTTGCATCCCTTGGGTCACTTGGTGTGATCGTATCTGTTGTCATGACAGGATGGGTATATGAATATTCCTTCCTGGTTGGTGGGATGCTATTGCTTCTCACTTCTTCCTACTTTGTATACAAAATCATTGAAAAAGTTTCCAAAGACAAACAGAGGTCAGGTGCCATCTGGTTATCTTATGTCATCGCTATCTTTATGTATACGATGGTAAACACATTCCAACCATTGAAAGAGTTGGAAGAAAATTCGATTTCATTTCGATTCCAATTTCTGCGTGGTTCTAACACCAAAACAGAAAGTGAAGGAGATACCGGTCGTATTGAATACATCCAATACAACCCACCTGCGAAAGCTCGAAAGGATATCAATATCATAGGTATCACAACGGAGTCTCTCGAAAAATTACAAGGAACTTGGCCTCTCCCTTGGAGTTATTATGCTGACATCATTGAAACGTTTAAGGATTCGAACAACATTCTGATGTTCGATATTTTCTTCGTAGATTACAAACCAGGTCAGACCGAAGAAATGGTCAATGCATTGCAAAAAAATCGCAATGTTCTCTTTGACTACCCTATGGAAGTCAGTGCTGAGTCAAAAGAAGCCGTACTTAATTTAGAAAAACGGATTGATATCTTAAGAAAATTTCAATTAACAAATGTAATTGATGAAAATGATAATGGGATCTCCTGGGTTAAATTTCCGCAACCTCCGATCGAACCAATCGGCGAACTATCAGCTGGTCTTGGTTTTGCGAACGTAAAAAAAGACGAATCTGGTCTCAACCGTAAGATGCCACTCGTGGTAAAAGTATACAACTCTGGTCGCGATAGAGAAACTGAATACTTTCCTTCCATCGACTTACTCATTGTTTGCCAATATTATGGGATCAATGTACAAAAAGATGTCGAAGTCAAAATGGGACATTATGTAAAACTCAAAAATATCCCTAAGAAGATCATACGTGAGTTTAATATCAAAGAACGTAAATTTGAAGAACGTGATGTCATGCACGTCCCTAATGAAAATAGAGAAGTAGTCATCCCTATTGATTGGGAAGGCCAAATGGAAATTAACTTTGTTGGTGGACGATATTCTTTCAAACAGAATGAAATTTTTGAAGTTACCAATGATTGGGATGCTGAATTACTCGAAGCGAACCAAATCAATAACAAAATTTTCCTAGTCGCGATGTATTACGCAACAGGTCGTGGAGCTTCTAAAGACTCCCACTTATCTCCGTTTGGTGATATGTCGGGAATCGAGCACCACGCTCATGCAGTGAACACGATTTTAAATCAGGACTTTTTATCCACAGTTCCTAATTGGGGAATTTTTCTCATTTATGTAGGACTTGGTGTGATGATTGGATTTTTACAACCTCGAGTGAAAACTCACATTGGATTTGCGATCATGTTAACGCAGTTGTTACTTTATGTGGTAGCTGCGCTCTATATTTTCCAAGCTTTCAATCTGATCACAGTGTTACCTTCGGTAACGATCGAACAAATTGTCGTTTTTGTGGCGATCATTGGGTTTAGGATTTTAACGGAAGAAGAAAACGTTAAATACATTCGTCAAACCTTCTCCAAATTCGTATCGAAAGACGTTGTGGATGAACTCCTTAAACACCCGGATAATCTTGCACTGGGTGGGTCCAAACGAGAAATCACGATCTTTTTCTCCGACGTTCGTGGATTTACAACGATCTCAGAACAATTGGGACCAGAAGATTTGGTAAAGCTTCTCAATGAATACTTGTCTGCCATGACAGACATCATCATTGAATACAAGGGAACCATTGATAAATACATGGGCGATGCCATCATGGCATTCTGGGGAGCACCAGTTCCTCTGGAAGACCACGCTTATTATGCCTGTGTTGCGGCTCTCGCACAATTAGATCATTTAAAAGTTCTACAACAAAAATGGGCAGAAAGACATGTACCTGTCATAGACATAGGTTGTGGTCTTAACTCTGGTCCTGCCGTTGTGGGAAACATGGGATCTTCTCACAGGATGGAATATACTTGTATGGGGGACACCATCAATTTGGGATCCCGTTTGGAAGGATCCAACAAAATGTACACCACAAATATCATCATCTCGGAGTATACATACGAAAAAGTGAAAGACCGAGTGGTGACACGAGAGCTAGATTTAGTGCGAGTAAAAGGAAAAACCCAACCTGTTCGGATTTACGAATTGCTTGGAATCACAAACCCAGAAGATATGGAGAAAATGAAGCGGCCTCTCCAAAAGGCGGCAACATGA
- the trpA gene encoding tryptophan synthase subunit alpha, which translates to MSKIKDLFESGRIKSAFIPYFTLGDPNYNDSIEFGKTILDHGADILELGIPFSDPVADGPVIQRAVARSLKNQFSFDEIFRVTKEIHHHKKETPLVYLTYFNPIYHCGIHSFLDRAKEAGVVGLVIPDLPFDTKESETLFQELRKRDMDLIHLVTPASTKKRIEALKRTSTGFIYYVTSFGVTGERREFSVDLKERIRFLKDTIQLPICAGFGISTPEQASQISGYADGIIIGSAIQRIIEENGQDFPKAKQTLAEYIAKIRASIP; encoded by the coding sequence ATGAGCAAAATAAAAGACCTTTTTGAAAGCGGAAGAATCAAATCCGCATTTATTCCTTATTTTACTTTGGGTGACCCAAACTACAATGATTCGATTGAGTTTGGAAAAACGATTTTAGATCATGGCGCAGATATCTTAGAACTCGGCATTCCATTTTCAGATCCCGTAGCTGACGGACCAGTGATCCAGAGGGCTGTCGCGCGTTCTTTAAAAAACCAATTTTCTTTCGATGAAATCTTTCGAGTCACAAAAGAAATCCATCATCATAAAAAAGAAACCCCCCTGGTTTATCTAACATACTTTAACCCAATTTATCACTGTGGAATTCATTCTTTTTTAGATCGGGCAAAAGAGGCGGGTGTTGTTGGTCTTGTGATCCCAGACCTACCTTTTGATACCAAAGAAAGCGAAACTCTTTTTCAAGAATTGCGTAAGAGAGACATGGATCTCATCCATCTGGTTACCCCAGCGTCTACGAAAAAGCGGATCGAGGCCTTGAAGCGCACTTCCACCGGATTTATCTACTATGTTACTTCCTTTGGAGTCACCGGGGAAAGGCGAGAGTTTTCTGTTGATTTGAAAGAAAGGATTCGTTTTCTCAAGGACACCATTCAATTGCCGATTTGTGCGGGATTTGGAATTTCCACTCCTGAACAAGCTAGTCAAATTTCAGGGTATGCTGACGGAATCATCATTGGTTCGGCAATCCAAAGGATCATCGAAGAAAATGGCCAGGACTTTCCAAAAGCCAAACAAACCTTGGCAGAATATATCGCAAAGATAAGGGCTTCTATTCCCTAA
- the trpB gene encoding tryptophan synthase subunit beta — MGKNQPGYFGEFGGRYAPEILTEALEELESTYQKLKKSKKFKKELDFYLQNYVGRPSPLTFAERLTKHWGGARIWLKREDLNHTGAHKINNAIGQALIAKFMGKKRIIAETGAGQHGLATATVGAMFGMETVVYMGAVDVQRQNLNAKKIEMLGAKILPVTAGEATLKEATSEAMRDWALNVSTTHYIVGSAIGPHPFPTIVRDLQSVIGKEARSQFKKQNHKLPHAIVACVGGGSNAIGMFHAFLKDKHVAIYGAEAGGLGPKPGEHSATLTYGKTGFLHGTKTLIIQDEGGQIVPAHSVSAGLDYPGVGPEHAFLSQTKRVDYRMVTDEQALDCFLEVSRIEGIIPALETAHAFHVARDVAKDLGKKKDLIICLSGRGDKDVTEVLRLLGERSK; from the coding sequence ATGGGCAAAAACCAACCTGGATATTTTGGCGAATTTGGTGGCAGATACGCACCTGAAATTCTGACGGAAGCTCTTGAAGAGCTAGAATCCACCTATCAAAAGTTAAAGAAAAGTAAAAAATTCAAAAAAGAATTGGATTTTTACCTACAGAACTATGTCGGAAGGCCTAGCCCTTTGACGTTTGCAGAACGTCTCACCAAACACTGGGGAGGTGCACGTATCTGGCTAAAACGTGAGGATTTAAATCATACAGGTGCTCATAAGATCAATAATGCCATTGGACAAGCGTTAATCGCAAAGTTCATGGGTAAAAAAAGAATCATTGCTGAAACTGGAGCTGGTCAACACGGTCTTGCGACTGCCACTGTTGGTGCCATGTTTGGAATGGAAACTGTCGTTTATATGGGTGCAGTGGATGTACAAAGACAAAATCTCAATGCCAAAAAGATAGAGATGTTAGGTGCCAAAATTTTACCTGTGACTGCTGGAGAAGCCACGCTTAAAGAAGCAACCAGTGAAGCGATGCGAGATTGGGCTTTGAATGTATCAACTACTCATTATATTGTTGGCTCTGCGATTGGTCCTCATCCTTTCCCAACCATCGTTCGGGATTTACAATCTGTGATTGGAAAAGAAGCTAGATCCCAGTTCAAAAAACAAAATCATAAACTTCCACATGCAATCGTTGCTTGCGTTGGCGGAGGATCCAATGCCATTGGAATGTTCCATGCATTTTTGAAAGATAAACATGTTGCTATTTACGGTGCAGAGGCTGGTGGCCTTGGACCAAAACCTGGTGAACATTCTGCCACCTTAACCTATGGTAAAACAGGTTTTTTGCATGGAACAAAAACTCTCATCATCCAAGATGAAGGTGGTCAAATTGTTCCGGCACATTCTGTTTCTGCAGGTCTTGATTACCCTGGAGTAGGTCCAGAACATGCATTTCTATCGCAGACCAAAAGAGTTGACTATCGAATGGTAACCGATGAACAAGCATTAGATTGTTTTTTGGAAGTGAGTCGGATAGAAGGAATCATTCCGGCTCTAGAGACTGCGCATGCATTCCATGTGGCCCGCGATGTTGCAAAAGATTTAGGAAAGAAGAAAGATCTGATCATTTGTCTCTCCGGTCGAGGTGATAAAGATGTAACTGAAGTTCTACGTTTGTTGGGTGAAAGAAGTAAATGA